The genomic stretch AATTTTCCAGAACATACTTTTAGAAAACTGCCTGTGCTGTTGAAAGAGGATAAATTTCAGAATGTACTGATAAATGTTGAATAAATTTCCAAGTTCTTACTAGTAACTTAAAAAGATTAATTTGGTTGTTGATTCTGTGTTATTTACTGAATATTTGAACTACAGGAGGGTTTGACTGCCGATGAAATATCCAAGAATGAACCTGACGAGCCACAACACATGCAGGTCATTTTTCACATGCAGGTCATTTTTTGCTTCACCCCAACAATCTTATGTTATCTAGTATTAAGTTATGTGATTATTATCTACTTACTGTTGGCTTTTCCACCGGCAATTCAGATGACGGACACTCGCTGCAAACGTTGCACAGAGCAGAAGGTGGGCGTGAGGGATATTATCCGCGCAGGACACGTTGACCGATATATGGTGTGCACCTTAATGTTTTACTACTGATATTTAAATATTGAAAATCATCTGCATTTTTATGACTTTGGTTTGATCGCTTTCGCCGCTCTGCTTGTTCAGCTGGAATGTATCGACTGTGGTTATTCCTGGTCTGCCTCTCGTGATGCGGTGTCTATGCTAACATTAGATGCATCAGATTCAAAAAGAAATGTAGGCACAGCCCCATGGGCCACTGCGAAATTTGAAAATGTGGAGAAGAAGCTAGTGAGTCCCCGTGAAACGGACAAGTCGGCCAATGACATCTTTATGCCGCCTGTATTGGAAGCCCATAAATCATTTGGCAAGTCGAGGAAAGATGAAAACATGGAAGCTTCAAAACGTGGTGACTAGGATAAATATTCTGTCTTTTTAGGATATAGAAGTTCTTgtgtgatatgatatgatgatAGTAGTAGCAAAATATTGTTGTCTTCTAATGGATGATAACTTGACAAGAATATATACTTAACGTATAATGTTACTGTTAGATATACTAACTTCCCTCAAAGTTTGGTATTGGGGTGTCATGTTTATGTTTCAGGTATATTCTTTTTGTTGtgaaatatgaaaaataaaaaataaaaaaataaaaatacattattaaaaataaattgtTGAGTAGAAGATTCCGTGAGTATGAGGCAATGCCATAGTCGTTGGTTGATTATGTGACCCATGCTGTCCCTCCATAATCCTTTAACATGCAAATGCAATATCTTCGTTTTTATGGTTGTCTTTGAGGTTGACGCTTTGACCCAAAAATCATTATTTTTCTCATCATTGCATTCACCGTAGGCAAATTTACACCTCACTCCTACTCTCGAATTATCAAAATAAGCACTTCAACTTGACTTGGTCCAACCATGTCATGGGCAAATAGTTTTCTGGTGATTTTGAATAAATTAATGATGTAAAATTAAAttgttttttaaaataattttttactATAATTGATTGAGTTACTCCCGTCCTTCCATAAATAAGGATATTATAATGGTTGAAAAAGTAACAATAATATTGATTTTTgatatttataaaaaaaatgaaaaatgataaTGATACGGTTTCATAAAAAATACCCTATTCGAATAAGTTATGGGTTTGATGATAAAACTACTATCATTTACTATAATGTCTCTATTAATTATAGTTAAAAGAGTTGTTGGCTAAAGTGAAAGTTAATAAATAGGAGTATGATAGTGGAAAAATAATAAATGTTGTATTGATATTGTAAAAGGAGAATTATTTTGAGACAGTGAAAAAATGCAAATGAGACACTTTCTATGAGACGGAGGGAGTAAATATGAAATGATTTATATTTAAATTTAGGTTTAATAAATGTTTTAGTcctttaatttaatttaatgtttcattttaatcatttaattaaaaaatattacaAGTTAGTCCTTTAACTTCAATTAATTATTTATTTAGTCTATTATGTCAATTTTTGGTAAAAAAAACCTTAAATTTCGGTGACGTGACATTACAACAAGATAATTGAATTTTGGTGACGTGACATTACAACAAGATAATTGGTACAAATATGAATATCATATGTAATTAAAAATTGATATACTGTTTAAATTACAAAGGTTTTGTTTTCGAAGATTTAAAAAACTCATCCAATTTAAataatgtattaatttttaattacCGAGTCACATTTTTATCAATGTATTACTGTCAAGTCACATTATCAAAAATTGACGGAAGTTATGTGAGTaacttataatattttttaattaaaaaactaaaatagaatattaaattaaataatttgaTGATTAATCATACCTAAAATTTATCAAATGTAAACTTGAGTTGAGCATTGTAAAAATTctatttaaattaaaaatttataaattttGACTTCAactaaaattaattttaattttataatcAATTCTATTtttgacaaaacaaataaatcaaaatcaattatgtccatttaaaattatttttgtctttttaaaaATCTAAACCAAACATGATGAGAGACACAATTTTAACACAAGGGCATATTTGTCAATAAAATAGAGCTAAGAAACATTATTTGAGATCTGATTCTTAACTCGACAAAAGTGATTATGGTGTATAAATATCTTATTACtataaatattaaaaatacaaATTAATTGTAGGATTCCGTTCCGAATAAGTTAATATATCATTTGTCCAAAAAAAAGTTATTATGTCATATCTGGCCTTCCCAAAACCATATAATAACATCATTATTTGTTTCCCCAAAACAACTTTCTTTTACTCTAACTTGTCTTGCAGCTATGGAGCCACTACGTAACTAAAATTCCACAATTAcccttctctttctctcttaTTGATAGGTGTTACTTGTCTTTTCACAAAGGGTTTTCTTTCTCGGGTTGCTCATTTACTTTGCTTAGATCGCTGGTCTCATGCTGACTAGTACTGAATATGATATGACCCAAAtttaatataaaatatatatttatatttatatttatattttttaaatagTAAATAATAAGAAAAAGTAAATAAAGAAAACCAACATGATTATGATTATGATGGTGTTTGAAGAACATGGCATGACTATGTAGGGACATCATGTGCAACAAACATATTATGCAAAACTTGTTGTCTCTTCTTTCACTTGTTACTAccattctctctctctctctcttgcaTTGTGTGTAGTTTCTGTTTCTAACATCGCTTTCCGGAACCACTTATTGCTTCTTCTATAGTGGTGATTGAACTGAACTTGCTTTTTTGTTTACACTCTTTTCTGGCTTATTTCGGATTGGGATTTTGAGTCTTACTATACACGTGTGCAAATACATGGCTCTTTTCTCAAATGGGTTGGTTTCATAACTTATTCTCCTGCAGTCTTTATGTTCAAGCTTGGAAATTTATGATTCTGCATTGAAGCTGTTTGTTGAAAGTTCTTCAAGATCTACACTCCAGTATGTGCTTTTCCTTTTTCTGCATTCTCCGTTGTTTTAGTTTGGTATCTAAAATTAAATCATAGTACACTTTATTATAAACAACTCATTGGTGACACTTTACTCAAATCACATCTGGGTATTATACAGATCATGCAATATTCTCTCATGTATGATTTTTTAGGGTACTAAGTGGGTCTCCCTTTACAATAATAGTTGCTTCAAAGGTTATAATTGGCATTTCAAAATTAAATGTTTTAGGTGAATTTAGAGGATTGTTCTGCAATGCAGGTATCATTGCCTACTTGCAATTGCAATCAACAATTTCTTCTTTGGTGTATGTAATCAATCACAAGTGTCAGTGTCGTGTCGGACACTGGCACACCTTCAATGTGAAGTGTTGGTGCTACATTGTTTATTACTTGTAGTCATTGTTGTATATAGATTTTGTTGGAGAGTAAGCAAGGTTTTGCCACAAACTAATTTATGTGCATTTTTTTTTTTCATGTAAAGGTGGTGCATGCCTTTGGATTCATCAATGGGGAAAGAGTTGGAGTTGGATCTCAATGGAAAATCTTCAGAAGGTTTGAGTCCTAATACTGTTCTTCCACCTCAGCAATATAGTGTGAATGTTAAGAAGAGATCTAAAAAAGGGAAATCCTCAGGGAAAGATGAAGTTTTTACCATGAAGGAGGACTTTGCAGAGATTAAATTCGCCCGTTTCCGAAGTTCTTCGTGTAAGAGTCGTCTCTCTAGAATACCTCATGGATTGGAAGGTGATAATGTAGAAGAAACAAGGAGGGTTTCCATGTATCAGAGTTCCAaggaagtaagagacataaaGAAAACGGGGGGAAGAAAAAAGATAGAATTTTCAAGGAGGAGTGACATCTCTTTCTCAAGTAGCATTGTTGATTCTTTATGCGGTTCAGATGATGATGATTCCAAACATAGGTCTTCGGATATATCTCAGTATTCAAATTTTGGTTCCAGATCCCCGGCTTGCCAGGAGCCGGACAATTCAAACGATTTTATTGAGATTTGCATGGATTCTAATTTTAAGAATAAAAAATCTAATGCAGTAGAAGGTAGAGGTTCTGTAAATTTAAAGTCCAGAAGCGATCAAGTTGCTGATTCTGTAACGAATGGTAATTTTCTTCTTGAAATGGACAGAGTTCACTCATTGCAGAAGTCACTCTCTGCTAAAGTGGAAGTCTCTAATTTGATATCTCCTTTGGAAAATGATTACTTATCAAAAGTGCAATTCAACCCTGTCAAGAAAAGGATGAATAATTTCAAAAAGTCGAAGTCTTTGAGAAGTCCTCTGAGTCATATTGCAGAAACTAATGATGAGGTAAAATCAAATGAGACATCAGAGACTATAAGCAACAGGACTCATCAGAAATATTTGCTGAATGACTTGTCGAACACCGGAAAGCATTCTGATATTATTTCTGAGTTTATCAACAGAGAAATCAAGTATTCGGGCATAGCATCTTCGCCGGTTCACCTGCATGGTAATCTCAAGTTGGAAAGCAAACACGGAATGCCTTTCTTTGAGTTCAAGGTGAAGTGCCCTGAAGATGTGTTTGTGGCCAAGACATGGAGAATAGGTAATGGTTTCAATTTTGTATATACCTTTCACTCCATCGATAATAATAGAAAGAAGAGCAATGCCACCGAGTTGGAGTCTCACGATTTTGACAAGGATTCCTCAATAGTAGCAAAGATGCTGGTTTCCAGTAATTTATGTTCTGAAATAAATGACAAAGTATCTGACAACTCTATGGTGACGGAATTTGTGTTGTATGATCTTTCACACTCAAGACATAGTGTTTCGTCCGAAAAAAAGCCTTTATGTGAACAGAATTCGGTTAAAACTCGAAAAGCTTCCCGTGTTGAACCGAAAGAAGAAACTTTTGGGATGGTTTTTGAAGAGAACATAGCAATCAGAAACAAACTTCAAGACAAGCCCCTATCAGGCAAAGTTGAATCTGCGGattcaaattattttcccttGTTGCCTACTGAGTCCTATTCAAACCTCGAAATTGCTGCGATTGTCTTGGAAATTCCATTTTCTAAGAGAGAAAGCTTGAAGTACAAGAGAGGTGATAGATTATGCGATAAAGAATATTCCAACATAAGCAATCTCTGTGCAGTAGTTGATCAGAGTAGAAAGAGTCTTGTTGACAGAAAATTCCAGGAACAGTTGAAGGTGGTAATACCAACAGGCTACCATGGTTTGCCAAACGCTGAATGCCGGGGTCCCTCATCATTACTTGATCGGTTGAGACATGGAGGTGGTTGTGACTGTGGTGGTTGGGACATGGCTTGTCCCCTTGTAATTTTAGGCAATCCTAGTCTTCAATTTGCTGAAGATCACCCACTTATAGAGGAATATCAACCACTGGAACTTTTTGTTCAGGTAAAACTTGAATTTAACAGCAAATGTTTCTTGAAGGGACTTGCTAGACGAAACACTATAGTATTGTTAATTTTGAGTTAATTAGGAGACACATATGTCTTACTACACTTTTGCATCCCGTCTTCGAAATGGCTTCAGATTTCTTATGGATCTATTCATTATATAGTCTTTGTTATTGTTTTTTTTTACCGATATACTTACCTGAACTTTTGGTGCACAGGGAGCAAAAGAAAGTAGTCCTACTTTCAGCATGAAAATGGTTGAAGAGGGGAATTATGCTATTGATTTTCATGCACAGTTATCCACATTACAAGCATTCTCCATTTGTGTTGCCATTTTGCATGGAACTTCTCCATTCAGCGGCACAAGGAACCAGAAAAACCAGCAGCTAACTCAATGCAGTTCGTTGAAAATGCTTCTTGAGGAGGATGTAGAGTGTTTTTTCAAATCGATCACAACCGAGAAGAAGACTGCGTGCAAGACTCCAAAAGGAGTTCCTAGATCCTATGTTCCGAACCCGCCTTTTTCTCCTATTGCACGCGTATAAAGTTTACTAGGATAGCATGTAGTTAGAGGTTTCAAAAATATTCTTTGCAACAAGTTCTTGTAGACAGAAACCCAAAATTGTTCATATTTTAATGTGGGATAGAATCAAGAGAGAAAAGAGAGCATAGCAGTCTTTTCTCTCTTCCTGTTTGTATCtattgaaaataaaataatgtCCTGATATGATTATGAGGGGAAATGGATTGGGAGTATATCATTTTGAATTTTACATTAGATAAAATTTTATGAACCTCTCCAAGATATATACATCCAAGATGTAAGGAATATGCTGTTACTCTCAGCCTATATCAATCATCTCCTAACTTTTGCTTTGAGATCTTTTTCCTACTATTATTTTAGTTTCTCATTGTTTCTTAATTGCATGAATACTAAGAGTGATATTCTTATTTGCATTTCATTGTCTAATCCTAAGGAAATCTTCTCGCAAAAGAGTTGAACACTaataattttaaatgaattattttAAGTTAGGAATAATATATATATTCATCCACCAATTTGATGGAGattattataaataatttaaaatattttattattatcaGTGGTAATTTATGTTTGGACATTTAATCAAACTTGTTATATTATACTACTTTATAAAGAGATAAGAGATTGGTACTTCTATACTATGATAACGTTGTATGATGATTGAGCTGACTTTAGATAAACATAAAAAGAACAAATATAATTTCATGTATGAGTTGATTTTAGATAGATTATTTAGCAACCCAATAAGTTTTATTAATATAGGTTGAATAATAAACTATTTTTtcaataaataaatattttttaaggTGGCATCTAAGGTGAATTATATGATTCACTTATAAACTATGTTCAAAGACCATCCGATATATTTAAAGATGTAGATGAGTAAGAAAAAAATAGAAATTTATCTTTGCACACATAATCCATTAGCCCATTTTTTCTCTCCCCTCTTTATTCGCAGGTTTGTTAGGAGTTGTGGGAGTTTATCAATTGTTGGGACTAATAAATTTTTCAGAGATCCATGTTCGCTTGTTTATATGTAACACCTGAGGGTGGGGGAGTGATTATCGGTGCccgaggcatgacaatgagacacttCTAGCAGCTTTTAGGGAAAAACtgaattcacatcggaatgagagggatcttGAGGCTGTGTAggtatgagactgcatggttgaagaaaggcttataaggattaacTGGTACTACTTATACcaataagatgcatcttcttttcggtagtctaacaaataagaactccgTAGTTAAACATGTTTGACTTTGAGTAGTATTTGGACGGGTGACCTTCTGGAAAGTTTCTTGAATAACGTGTTAGTGAGGATAAATCATgctgaaaagactcgtgttgATTTGTGaggtcagtcggtaatcctgaaagcagtaTGGGGCGTTACACATTAGCCTACTTTCTCTCTCCCCTCTTTATTCACAGGTTTGTCAAGAGTTGTCAGGAGTTGCGGGAGCTTATCAATTGTTGGGACTAACAAATTTTTCAGAGATTTATGTTCGCTGGGTTGAAGGAAGCGATGCTAATACATGTTACTTCCATGCTTGTGTTAAGCAGAGGTCTAAGATGAATAATTTGGTTGCTATTCTGGTGGATGATAAGTGGTTGGAGAGTGTTCCTGAGGTTCGGGGGGAGATATCTAAGTTTTTAAAGAGCACTTTTCTAATCTCGTGGATCATAGGCCTACCGTAGAAGGGGTGTCCATGTTGAGTTTCTCCTTAGAAAATGTTGTGTTCATTTCTGTTAGGTTTTTGCCTTCAGAAGTAGATGAGGTTATTGATAAGATGGATGGGTCTAAAAGTTTAGGTCTAATGGGTTTAATTTCTTCTTTTTAAAGAAGTTTTGGGGTTACTTAAGGAGGAGGTTTATGTGATGTTTGACTAGTTTTCTTTATCTCTATTACCCAAGAGTTTGGCGTCCTTCTTTGCCGCTCTTATCATGAAGGTTGAGTCTCCTTTGGTGTTGGGAGATTTTAGACATATCTCCCACGCGAAATCGACCTTTCTTAAGGGGAGACAACTAGTGGATGGGGTGGTTGTTCTTAAAGAGGTTTTAGATTACGTTAAGGTGTCTAAACAAGAATGTTTAATATTCAAAGTAGACTTTGAGAAGGCCCATGACTCAATAAGTTGGTCTTTCTTTGATTATATGATGTGGAGGTTTGGTTTTGATGTTAGATGGATGGCTTGCATCCATGATTGGGTCTTCTCAAGAATTATCTCAATTCTGGTGAATGGTTTGTCAATGGAGAAGATTAGTATTCAAAAGAGTCTGAAGCAAGTAGACCCCTTAGCTGCCTTTCTTTTTCTTCTGGTGGTAGAGGGTCTTAGTGCTTCCTTAAAAGAGGTTGTTCCGGCTCGACTGTTTGAAGGATTCAAGGTGGTTTCAAAAGGTTTGTGGTGTCACACTTAGTATGTGGATCACACTGTGATAGTTAGGGTCCCGTCTGTTAAGTGAGAGGATATTGTAAATCTTAGATGTGTAAATCGGTCCTTGTTAAGTAAGTGGAGGTTGAGGATTTAAGACTTGCCTTCGCTTGGGTTGATATTACCAAGGTGAGGTACGGTTCATAGGGCTTTAACTCTTTGGATCTCCCTCGGATCAAGAGTTTGACTAGTTTGCCTCCTCGTGTGTTAAGTTGGTAAGGGACGACCATAAGACAAAATTTGGCATGATGTTTGGGTAGGGAATGGCCTTTTATGTGTTTCTTTTTAGAGGTTTCTTCTTATCTCAGAGCAGACTCAGCTGGTGGGCTTTTTAGGTTCTTCAGTAGGGGATGTCTAGGTTTGGAGTTTAAGGTGGAGGCAGTCTTTTTGTGTTTGGGAGGAGGACATCTTCGTCGCTATGCTCGATCTTATCTCAGGAGTGGTGATGCATGATCAGGTAGATGTTTGGGCGTGGAAGCCATATTCGTCTAGGAGTTTTTCGGTTAGTCAGCTTACGATATCTTTTCAGCTTTTGTTGGGGTCATGAAAAATAGGTCAGAGAGGGTTTTGCGCGGGCTTGCGAAGGTTTGGATGAGTTCGACACTTGCTAAAGTGGTTGTGTTCTTTTGGCAGGTGATCTAAAATAGGTTGCCCACTAGGAAGAATCTTCCGAAACATCAGATTCTCTATGGCTCTAGTAATGCGGGGTTCGTCTTGTGTGTGGGGCAGGGGGAGTCGACCAATCATCTCTTAGTGTTGTGTGAGGTTGATTCAGCCATCTAGTATAAAGTCTTTAGGTGGGTGGGAAAACCGGGGCCTTTACCTACATCGATTTCAAGGGTGTTTGAGTTGTTTTAGGGTTTGGGTCGTGAGTAAAAGACGTCTTTAGGCTTGATATGATTTGGCATTTTGTGATCCATGCTATTTGAAAAAAGTGAAACAAATTAATTTTTAGTTGGGAAAGTTTGTCGATTACTCACTAGATGTCCTTGATTATCAGTCTGTCTTAGAAGTGGGTTCATGCTCATGCTTCAGAGTTTGATGTTTCTCTGTTGATAGGGAACGAGACTTGCTCAAGTAGCTAGGAATTTAGGGATGTGTTGAGTGGTCAACTGCCTTTCTTTAGTTTGCGCTTTGTATAGATGATCATGTTTTCCTtcctctaacttgcttctcaggAATTTTGGTGTGTCAAAAACTTTGGATTGTTCAAGTGGGTTAGTGTGATTGACCTGTGTTTTTTCTTTTCTGGCGGGCTTGTTATTTTTTTTGTGTTGTTTTAGTCCTTAGCTTTGTCTAATTTGTTTCTCTCGaatatttttggtgttttttttaaaacttattttttGGAAAAACTTTGTTTTTTCTTAATAGTAATATTTCGTTTTTGCTAGACTATTAAAAAACCACTTTAAATGCACTTGAGAGAGGGTAAATTTTGAAATAGAAATAGAAACAAAGACAAGATCAAATCTAGTGTGGCAATAAGGATTGAAATAATATACACCAATTTAATCCAATGATCAAAATTATCGGTACTCGGTGAGTAATTTAATTAAACTCTCACTCTAGAAGCCACCATTTCTTAAATGACATTATTTTATACAAAATTTTAGTTTCTCTTGACTCATTGAGCAACATCAGATCCACCTAGCTCCTGATACTAGGGAAAAAATGGATAGGAGAAACAGACTTCATAAATATAAGTTTAAGTGCATGTTTGCATGGTTTGAGTTAGTGCTTTAGCTTGTATTGTGTAATTTAATTGAGAATATGAAATCCTAGGATTAAAATTATTCAGATAAAATAGACGGAGTAACATGATGGCAATTGTAAATTTTCAATATGGTATAATACAACAATACATAAATTCCTCAAAAGAAATTCAAATTTCTTTAGAAAAACAACAAAATTATTCACAATCAAATAAACAAAGAATTGACTTAATCTTACAAGATTATTTAACAAACCCTTAGTGCGTCTCAATTTTTTTCCTTCTTATCACACTCAAATCAAATGAGGGAAAATGGGAGTTATATAGAGAGACGGTTCTTAGGGAAGCATGACTCCTCCAATGGTTGATTGTTATGTATCTTTTGCCCCTGCATTGTATATGTAGTTgatatacatacatcaaatatacagttTATGAACGTGCTTGCAGCTTGCAGGACCTTTAAACTTTTCTCCCAAGCACTATCTAATCAATAATACAAGCTATCTAAACTTGGCGATGCAGCTGCTGGCATTCTTGTTGTCGTCGTAAAATTATAAACCAGTGGGAAGTGGTGATTCCAGAGAAAATACACTTTTGAAAAATTCATATGAAGCAAAGAACAGTGATCCTTGAGACATGTACATAATCAACCTCGGTGTTAACCCCCTGAAGACATAAGTAAAAGGTAAATCCATAAACAAATGTCATCATGCAAATTGTATCTAATCTGAATCAAACTCTCTGACACATTATTTATGGTGTAACTCTTGTTTCTGTTATCAGATATTTTCTTCTAATCTAAATGATAATGGCTAGACTCAGAAAATAATACCTGTATAAGCCCTTCAAACCTTCCGTCTTGCTAATTTTGTAAAGGGCATGAAACACGCTATCATATTGATTTCTTGATCCCGGAATCTGCAGTGCACTCGCTTTCATCAGAAGCATAAAGTAAGAATAGAATAATATAAATCAACAAAAAATGTGTCATAATCATTTTTAAATATAATTTGGAAATAACTATCATTCAAATTAAAAAACAATTAAGGATAACAagatagatatatatatatatatatatatatatatatatatatatatatatatatatatatatatatatatatatatatatatgtatatcgAAAATTATACTTTTACAAGAACTCTCGGAAACTGTAACTGTTAATAACTGGCTTCCGTGGTATTTACTAGCGGTAAGAAAATTATATAATTGAAGGATTTGTTAAACACAAACCTGTGTCTGTAATCTTGTCTTGATGACATCAAACGGAGTTGTGAATAAAGCAGCAGTAGATCCAGCTAATCCTCCACACACTAACTACAGAAATTGATAAAATCGTCTGATTTTACATTCACTGCGGTGAGAGAAAAAAATGGTAGTTTAAAAACAGCACAAAAAAAAGCACTAACTCACAGTCTGAAATGTGTGGGATTGAATACTAGAAGATGGCATCACTTGCTTCAGGCTTTCATATGTGTAAAACTACAATGGAGAATGAATCACAGACAACAGTCACAAACAAAACATTGGTTTCTGAAGAACTTGGGAAAGCAATCACAAAATGTATGGAGTAATATGAATGGTGGGGGCTTGGGATGAAAACATTAACAATCACAAGAGGCTCCTACACTCGTATTTAGACATGAAAATTTTAAGGGTCAAATATGGAAAATAGTAAATCTCTGGCATGAGGGACTTTTAGGCACACACTACCAATTCCTCATGCCAACCTCCCCCTCCCATTTTTGTGACAGAAAACCGACTGGTGTAAAGCTACTTCAATAAGAACATGCATTGAATGTTGAAAACAGCTACTAACCTTGATCATTGAATGTGGGATATTTCGGCACAATACAGCTTTCCAACCTGCATATAGCGAGGAAAGACCACCATTTCTGATAATTCCAATCAATGCATCCCTGCATAGCGGTATGTACATCAAGATGCATGACAAAGTAAAATTAATACAACTATATAGGTCTTGCACGGTAAA from Lathyrus oleraceus cultivar Zhongwan6 chromosome 7, CAAS_Psat_ZW6_1.0, whole genome shotgun sequence encodes the following:
- the LOC127105577 gene encoding uncharacterized protein LOC127105577, with translation MPLDSSMGKELELDLNGKSSEGLSPNTVLPPQQYSVNVKKRSKKGKSSGKDEVFTMKEDFAEIKFARFRSSSCKSRLSRIPHGLEGDNVEETRRVSMYQSSKEVRDIKKTGGRKKIEFSRRSDISFSSSIVDSLCGSDDDDSKHRSSDISQYSNFGSRSPACQEPDNSNDFIEICMDSNFKNKKSNAVEGRGSVNLKSRSDQVADSVTNGNFLLEMDRVHSLQKSLSAKVEVSNLISPLENDYLSKVQFNPVKKRMNNFKKSKSLRSPLSHIAETNDEVKSNETSETISNRTHQKYLLNDLSNTGKHSDIISEFINREIKYSGIASSPVHLHGNLKLESKHGMPFFEFKVKCPEDVFVAKTWRIGNGFNFVYTFHSIDNNRKKSNATELESHDFDKDSSIVAKMLVSSNLCSEINDKVSDNSMVTEFVLYDLSHSRHSVSSEKKPLCEQNSVKTRKASRVEPKEETFGMVFEENIAIRNKLQDKPLSGKVESADSNYFPLLPTESYSNLEIAAIVLEIPFSKRESLKYKRGDRLCDKEYSNISNLCAVVDQSRKSLVDRKFQEQLKVVIPTGYHGLPNAECRGPSSLLDRLRHGGGCDCGGWDMACPLVILGNPSLQFAEDHPLIEEYQPLELFVQGAKESSPTFSMKMVEEGNYAIDFHAQLSTLQAFSICVAILHGTSPFSGTRNQKNQQLTQCSSLKMLLEEDVECFFKSITTEKKTACKTPKGVPRSYVPNPPFSPIARV